A genomic region of Rhipicephalus sanguineus isolate Rsan-2018 chromosome 3, BIME_Rsan_1.4, whole genome shotgun sequence contains the following coding sequences:
- the LOC119385567 gene encoding uncharacterized protein LOC119385567, which yields MKRKEAFTESVAKNPVRHTLGCLPTVVGFLFMLPVFTKRLCEELTSGAKELMSINGLSESAYWLANLMGAFFEMALVQAPLIWLFRYDPLSGAIGLWPRSDFWVLVVFFTIYSAAASCFAIIIAIVSPRRKIGADAKSWRTPE from the exons ATGAAGAGGAAAGAGGCTTTCACTGAGAGCGTGGCCAAGAACCCCGTGCGTCACACTCTCGGCTGCCTGCCCACCGTGGTCGGCTTCCTGTTCATGTTGCCCGTGTTCACCAAGAGGCTGTGTGAGGAGCTCACCTCGGGAGCTAAG GAGTTGATGAGCATCAACGGCCTGTCGGAGAGCGCCTACTGGCTCGCCAACCTTATGGGCGCCTTCTTCGAGATGGCGCTCGTCCAGGCGCCGCTCATCTGGCTCTTTCGCTACGACCCCTTGAGTGGAGCCATCGGACTGTGGCCGCGCAGCGACTTCTGGGTGCTCGTCGTGTTCTTCACCATCTACTCTGCAGCCGCCTCGTGTTTCGCTATCATCATCGCTATCGTCAGCCCCAGAC GTAAGATTGGAGCTGACGcaaagtcttggcggacccccGAGTAA